From Methylovorus glucosotrophus:
AATGCGCTTGCCTCCATCCCGGCCATGAATCACGCCTACAACTCCAGTGCCTCCAATTCCGCAATGTACCTCTATGCCCCACGAGCGTAGTTTTTCGGCAATTAATTGACTGGTATTGATCTCCTCAAATCCAATTTCTGGCCATGCATGTAGTGATCGCCGTATTACGCTGAAGTCTTCTTGACCAATCGTGTCTGATTCAACTGAGTCGATCATGCATGATGCTAGTGTTGGAGTATTCATCATGAACTTTCATAAGTCGCACATGCAGGATAAATGCCTTGGTAGTTGCGATAGGCATAAGGGCCGTATTCGATAGCAGGATATTCTTTGCCCGCTAGCCCCTTCACTGTATTCACCGGTTTAATCAGGGTATGGTAGTTAGGCTGGAAGAAGAATGGCAGTGAAATGCGCGGCTTGCCGGTAAGTACGCGATGCTTTGTGGCAATGTAGGTATCCCTCGACCAGTATTGCAACATGTCACCGATATTGCAGATATAAGCGCCAGGGATTACCGGGGTATCGAACCACGTATCGTTCTTGCCCAGCACCTGCAGCCCCGGGCTATTGGCTAATAAAATGGTGAGGCAGCCATAATCGGTGTGTGCGCCGCAATTATGATCGCCCACCTGTATACCTTGCATCCTCTGTTCCAGCTCAGGCATTTGCCCCGACATGCGGTCGACATCGCGCGATACGGGGTAATTAACGGTGCGAAACTGCCAGAAAGAGCGGTCATCGAAAGCATTCCTGAAGTAGTCGGGGTCGAGATCGAGGCTGATGGCAATACCTCGCATTAAGTCGAAACCCAGCTTGTTCATCTCGTCTATATAAGCATTGATCGCCTCTCGGTATCCGGCTATTTGCGGCCAGATATTAGGCCCATGCATGGGTTTCTTCTGCGCTACTTCCATACTGTCGGGTGCGAAATCCACACTGAATTCCATGAGTTCGTACGAGTTGCGCTTGCCATCTGCAAGTTCTGATAGGACTGGCGAATATCCACGAAAACATTGACTGTGTCTTTCCATGGAATACCGCAGTTTTTCCTGGAGAGGCAGGTTAAAAAACTGGCTGGAAAAATCAAATGTCTGTTGTATCAGGTCATCGGTGATGCCATGATTTTTGATATAGAAAAACCCTACCTCTCTGCATGCTTCGCCTAGCTGAGTAGCGACTGCCTGCACGGCTTGAGAGTCTCCATTGCGCAATCCTTCGATGTCTATGATAGGAATCTGAAGTTGCGCGAATAGCTCATCATCCATCATCGTCCCCACTTGTGTGATTAACGTATCTTAGGAAATCGAACCCCCTTTGCAACCTGATAAATCTGCTAGGTTCGCCTCCACCTCCAGCTTCATATAATCCGTCTCACTCAGTTCTGTAAGTTTCTTCTGTTTGCCTTGCAGACTAAGAACCGCATGTTTTTGCTACACGCCATTCCAGACAAACGATCCAAGTTTCAAAGGGGCAAGTCGTGCAAAATACCTCAGCCATACTAAGTCAAACCAATCCATTAGTTAGCCCGAGCAGGTGGACAGACATCCATGACCTCATCACTTTTAAGATATTCGATCACGATGCGTTACTCGATGTGCGCGAGCAGTTTGCCAGTTCCGGCTATGTAAAACTGCCCACATTTCTTGATCAGCAGGCTTTAACTGTATTCCGCGAAGAAATGGAGCAGGTTGAAGAAGTCGCCATACGCAAGAAATTCGAGATGCCTGGCTATTTGTCACCGCGCAGATTGTCGGTGGCGGGCGGCAGCCTTATAAGGCACCACTCCCCATTGCTTTATAGTCTTTATCACCATTCTGCGTTGCGCAAATGCATCGAAACTATTGTCGGACGGCCCATATATACCTGCACACACCCTGAAGAATATATGGTGGCAAATTTCCTGCATAACAGCGGTGATACGCATGGGTGGCATCTGGATGACCCTGCCTATGCGCTGATTATCTTTGCCGAGACGCCACAGGAAGGTGGGGGTGGGGAGGTCGAATTCATTGCCAATTGGACCGACTTGTGCCGTCGCAAGCAGCGAAGTCCGGATAAGGACATCCTGGATTTGGTGGAGTGGGCAGATGCTAATGGCTTGGTAGACAGGCATAACCATCAGTCGGGCGACGCCTACCTTTTGCGCGCAGACAAGAATCTGCATCGCGTTTCGCCACTGAAGAACATTGGAGATAGGCGCTCTGTCGTCAATCTTGCATTTCAGTCCATGGCCTGCGTCGATTATGGGAATACCGCGGATTTGCTTTACGGTATGCCTGTAACCGCAGCGCCTATTGTTACCGATTAGTTCTATTTCCACCAAGGAGTTGAGGTGCGTATGAACCCAATAAGCGAATCCCATATGGCGGCAAGTAGTAAACACGAAGCGAATCCCCAGACACTTGCGGGCGATGAGCAAACAGACGCGCAAGCTATTCAGTGGCGGCTGTTAGCGTTCAATGAGTTATCCAATCACGATCTGTATGCCTTATTGGCTCTGCGTGAAAGCATATTTATTGTCGAGCAGGATGTTCCTTATACGGACATTGATGGAAAAGACCTGCACTGCACTCACTTGCTGGGCTGCCTGGATGGGGAGCTTGTCGCCTACATGCGCATTCTGCCAGTCGGACTTTTTGAAGCCGGTTTTTTCAGCATGGGCCGCGTGGTATTGAGGCAGGATTTACGCAGCACCGGTATTGGGCATGAGTTGGTAAGGCGTGGCATGGAGCACCTTGACTCAATACGGAGCAATGTTCCGGTCAAGATATCTTCGCAGTTGTACCTGAAAAATTTCTATTCACGCTTTGGTTTTGTTGCGGTCGGCGAAATGTATATTGAGGACAGGATCCCGCATATCGCCATGGTGAGACGATAGGAGCGGCCATGAAAGTTAACTTCAAGATTTCCATGCTGCTCCGCTATAAGTCCCAGCTGTATTCGATGCTGGCCTGGTTATTTCCGCTGTCCATGCTGCTGGCATACCAGGCTGTGCCGCTCTGGTTACCGTTAGCATATGCAGTGATTGTCATCGTGTTAAGCAGACATTTTTCCGCCTATGTTAAGGGAATGCTGGCGATTGAAGACCGGATTAACTTGAAGTTGGGCCTGGTCACGCCTGCCAGAATCTGCCGGGTGCCACTGCATGTTCCCGTAGTGGGCATTCTCTATGGGGCAATGGTCGTGTTGAGCCAGTCCTCGTTTTCTGCCCAAGCCTGTCTTCTGTATATTGCCGGGTCTACCGGTATTCAATCATGGGCAATCACTGCGGCTTATCGTGGCTGGGGGGATCGTGTATCGAATTCCTTGCTGGCGTTCCTGCTTGTGTCCGGGTCAATGAGTGCCAGCGTGCTATACCCGGGTGCGTGGAGCCTTGTATACCTCGGTGTGGCTGCCTTGTGCCTGCATCTCGCTTTGGGTGCGCTCTCAGATATGCGTACCTGGCTACATCCTAAAAAAGGCGTAGGTGTCTTCTTCGGCACCTTCAATCCGGTGCATAAGACGCATATCAAAATATTGCAAGAGGCCATCTCCGACAGGGGTTTAAGCAAGGTATACCTGCATCCCACCACGGTACCCAAACTGCACAGGCTCGCGCTCAGTCATGGCGAAATCGCCATGACTGAAGAGGAGGGTATGCGGGTTTATCACAAGACCGAACTTGCAGATAAAAATAAAAACTACTTTCCAACGGGCCGTAAATTCTATCCCTACGAGGTGCGGCACCAGCTTTTGCGAGCCGGCGTCAGCGATGCGGGGCTGGAGGAGATAGTAGAAGTGCTGGACTGGCCCGATGTATATGACAGTCGGGGATTTTTTGGCGTGATTGCCGAGATAAGGCGCTCCCTGCCTGCCGGTACTCCCATACACGGCATTCATGGCAGTGATCTCGGGGGCATATGGGTCAGGAATATCTTCGAGATCGCTGGCGGTATTTATCCCTATCCTGTTATTCGTTCCGATTGCATTTCGGCGACTGCCATACGAGAGGGCGCGGTGGGTTACACCACGCCGACCATAGAAGCGTTTCTGGCTGCCTCCAGGGCAGGCACAGACTTCATATTCCCTACGGGATATGTGTTCAAGAACAACAGTCGCAATCACTGGAGATAGCAATGAATACAACCACTGAAGTCACTATTGTCGGCGCTGGACCATACGGCCTTTCCATCGCTGCTCACCTGCGCCACATGAATGTGAACTTCCGGATTATTGGCAGCCCCATGCATACCTGGCGTACGCATATGCCCAAGGGAATGCATCTTAAGTCTGCCGGCTTATCCGCGACCTTGTTTGATCCTGAACACAGCTTCACGCTCAAACAATATTGCCGGCAAAACAACATCCCGTATGAAGATGAAGGCTTGCCTATTTCACTGGAGTTATTCACCCAATACGGCATGGCATTCCAGCGGCGCTTTGCTCCTAACCTGGAAGAGACCAAATTACAGTGCTTGCGGAAGCAGGGTGATATGTTCGAGCTGGTTTTAGAAAATGGGTCAACGTTCCTGTCGCGCAAGGTGATATTGGCCGTGGGCATTGATTATTTCAGGTACCTGCCGCAGCCTTTGGATGGCCTGGACAAAAGCCATTACTCGCACAGCGCCGAGCATCATGACCTGGAGAAGTTCAGGGGCAAGGAGGTCGTGGTCATCGGCAGCGGCTCTTCCGCCATAGACATGGCAGTCTTGCTGCATGAGATCGAGGCCAAGCCTATCTTGGTAGCGCGACGGCAGGCACTGAATTTCGGACAGAAAGAGGGGCGGGTACGTACACGGCTGAGCCGCTTAGTGGCTCCCATGTCCGGATTGGGCCCGGGCTGGAAAAACCTGTTTTGCGCAGCGATGCCGGGCTTGTTCCGCTATCTGCCGGCGAATTTCCGTGTCAGGGTGGTCAAGGAATTTCTTGGGCCGTCGGGAGGCTGGTTCATCAAGCCGCGTATGAAGGATATCCCCATCCTTCTCGGGTATAAGCTGCTATCGGCAAAATCTGTGCAAGGCAAAGCCGAGTTGCAGTTTATCGATGTTAAAGGCGAACAGCACAGCATCCAGGTCGAGCATGTGATCGCCGCTACCGGATACAAGGCGCAGGTCAACACTATCCGTTTCCTCGCTCCGGAAATCGAGCTGGCAATCCAGCTGATAGATAAGACCCCCAGGTTATCGGCCAATTTCGAATCTTCGGTGCCCGGTCTTTATTTTGCCGGCCCGTCCACTGCGAATACTTTTGGCCCAGTGATGCGATTCGCTCTCGGGGCTGGGTTTGCCTCACGCACAATCTCCAGGCATCTGCATCGGGTTTTGCGCCAGCATCCGACAGGTGGGCAAGATACGCCTGTGCGTCAATCGATTGCTACCAGCCAATACCAGCGATGATCAGGATAGCCTCTAATTTTGCAAAATGGCTATGGCACAGCCCGATTGTTCTCTTGATGTATACCGCGAGCATATGGGGTTGTAACGCGGTAGCTGCCAGGCTCGCCGCGGGCAATATTTCGCCTATGTGCCTGGTATTGCTCAGGTGGCTGATCGTATGTTCCATCCTGTTTGCCTGCATGCACGGTACCCTTGGAAAAATCCTGCCGATGATGCGAATGTCATGGCGAAGGTTTATCTGGATGGGCTTCGCCGGATTCACCGGCTTCAGTGCCCTGTTTTATCTTGCTGCCTACAAGACCACTGCAGTCAACATCACCTTGTTGCAGACCTCGATGCCGCCCATGGTGATGCTGGGCGCTTTGTTGTTCTATAAAGAGGAAGTGACTGGATGGAGGCTCGCAGGCATGCTGCTGGCTCTGGCTGGCATGGTGTTAATCGCCACCCGCGGCGACATGCAGACACTGGCCACCATGAATTTCAATATCGGCGATATAGCGATCATCGCTGCCTGCATCCTCTACGCGGGATATACCTTATCGCTGAGAAGCAGACCCTCCATTCCTGCGCTTCAGTTTTTTTTCGGACTGTCATTGTCGGCATTGGCCTCGGCATTGCCGCTGGCAATCGGTGAGATAGCTGCAGGCTATGCCTACTGGCCCAGTGTTACTGGGTGGTGGGTGCTGCTGTTTGTGGCGTTCGGGCCGACATTGACGGCCCAGCTTGCCTATATGCGAGGCGTGGACTTGATTGGCCCGTCACGCGCAAGTCTCTTCCCATGCCTGGTGCCGGCGCTGGGAGCGCTTTGTGCCGTCCTGACGCTGGGGGAGTCATTCCATCTTTACCACGGCATCGCTCTTGGGATGGGGCTAACCGGAGTTTATCTGGGACAAGCCGGCCCTGGCTTTTTCAGGCCCATGCGCTGGCCTTTCAATATGACCAGGCTTGAAAAGGGGAATCATCGTGGATGAGTTTTATGGCAAACAGCATCGTGCATTTCAGCAGCAATTCGAGACAGTGAAACTTGCCAATGCTGTTCATAACAACATTGTCAGCCATGAGATAGACGCCAGGCACAAGGACTTCATAGAAAGCCGCGACATGTTCTTCCTGAGCACCATCGATCATCGAGGATATCCCACCTGCTCGTACAAGGGCGGGCATGCCGGCTTCATCAAAGCGCTTGATCAGAATACCCTGGCTTTTCCAAGCTACGACGGCAACGGCATGTTCCTGTCCATGGGCAATATCAGCCTGAATAGCAAGGTTGGCATGCTGCTGGTGGACATCGAGACACCGCATCGCATACGTATCCACGGTAACGCCAGCGTCAGTCGCGATGATCCATTGCTGGCGCAATTCGCCGGAGCCGAACTGGTGGTAAGAGTCAAGGTGCTGGAAATATTTGTTAACTGTTCGCGCTATATCCATCAATACCAGAAACTTGCCGATTCGCGCTATGTGCCTGTGCAAGGAAAGAGCACGCCGCTACCCCAGTGGAAGCGCATAGATGGGTTGCAGGAAGCGTTGCCATCGCGCGACCAGCATATTGCACAAAGCCTGGGCGGTACCATCACGCCGGAGGAATACGAATATATGGTGAGTCAGGGGCAAGCCTGAGCGATAGGCTTGCAGGGAACGGGTAAGACATTACATGGCTGCGGTATTTATAAGGTAGACGTTATGACTGAAATTCAAGAAAGCTTACGCACGCTTGCACATATATCTGTATATGTCACATGGATCATCTTCTCACTCGCGGTAGTGGAGGCGGTAGTACTCAAATATGTTTTGAAACAGGAGTATGACCTCGCTGGGGCGGCATGTTCTTTTTCGCTGAAGATTGTACGTGTGTTCTCGCAGTCCATTCCTCTGCTAGTCACTGTGCCTGTGGGCTACTGGTTGAGCAGGCATCCGGTTGTGGACTTATCCAACTATGGAGCAATATCCTATCTATTGTTATTTATCGGGTATGAGTTCGGCTTTTATTTCAGGCATAGATTCGCACACCAGACACGCTGGTTCTGGATCAGCCATCAAGTACATCATTCGGCGAATCATCTCAATCTATCGGTCGCTTTCCGTGTCTCGGTAGGGGAGATACTCATGGGTGCAATGCTGTTCCATGTCATCCCCTTGAGCCTGCTTGGATTCGACCCCATCACCATCCTCGGCGCGGCCGCCATAGGTGGGGCTATTGCTTTATGGAATCATTCCACCTGGATAGGAAAGCTGGGCCCGCTGGAAGGAATATTGAGCACGCCATCGGCACATCGTGTACACCATGCGCGAAACCCGGAATACATCGGCGAAAAGGAGGGTGCCAATTTCGGTGCGCTTACCGTGATTTTTGACAGGATATTCGGAACCTATATGCCGGAGCGCGACGATATCAAGATTGAATACGGTCTGGTAGAGCCGATACGCAGCAATAATCCTGTCACTATCAGTTTTCATTTATTTAAAAAGGCCTGGGTGGATTTGCGGCAGGCCAGAAGTATTGCCGAAGTGGTCAGCTATCTGACCAGCAAGCCCAGTGACCCGTGGCCGCCTGTACGCACTGACGGTGTGCGCTACAATAAGACCACCTTCATAGAGGACAATCAGCTGGGTCGCTAATCGACATGCTATCCATACTGACATGCATATCTTAGGATCATTTAAGCAGGAAAGCTTGGTAGTGCTGATCGCGGTGATTCTGGCACTCTCTTTCAGCCTTAGTCTCGATGGCTATGCCAGTTGGGGCAATGCCATAGCGCTGATGCGTAGCATGGCGATATTGGGTGTGTTTGCCCTTGGCATGATCATCGTCATCATTGGTCGTGGCATCGACTTGTCGCAGATTGCCATCGGTATGGTGTCGGCCGCCATTTCCGTCAAGCTGCTGGTGGCCGGCATGACTCTGCCGCTTGCACTGCTGGCCGGATTGGTGGCAGCGATGGCGATGGGTTCGATCAATGCGGCGCTGATCCATGCACTGGCGATCCCTCCGCTATTCACTACCCTGACCAGCGTCTTCGTGTTTGTCGGGCTGGCCCGCGTCAGTATCCTGCCTTCCATGATCATTAACCTGCCATCGCAGCAAACGGGCCTGGTTGCGGTGGGGCAGAACTGGCATGGCGTGCCTATCCCGGTCATGGTATTCGGCGCGTGTGCACTGCTGACGCATCTATTCCTGCATGCAACAACGATGGGCCGCTTCATCTATGCCTATGGGGACAATGCCGAGACCGCCAGGCTCTCTGGCATGCCGGTCACCGCCATCGTGATTACCCAATATGTACTGTGCGCGTTGTTGGGGTTCGTGGCCGGTCTCCTGATGGTATCCACGACGGCGATGGTGGATCTTAAGACAGTCAATTCCACCATGATCTTCGACGTTATCCTGGTGGTGGTCATTGGCGGAGGCAGCCTTGCTGGCGCACGTGGAGGGGTAGCCAGCGTCCTGGCCGGCCTGCTGCTGATAGGTGTGCTGCTCAACGGAATGACGCTGATGGATGTCAATGCGCAACTGCAGAATATCATCAAGGGTGGCGTATTGCTGACGGTCATTATGGTGGATCACTGGCTCCACCCGTACGACGAGGAAGATGCCAGGCAAAGTGTTTAATCAGAAAAGCTGAGGACTCAAAATGAACGCGACAATAAAAATGACAATAAAAACAGGCATATCGGTACTGGCTCTGGCCATAGGTGCAACCGCCAGCCCGATGGTCATGGCGGACAACAACCCACGCGCACAGATGCGCCTGGATTTCGACCAGGAGGTAAAAGGCAAGACTGTCGCCTGGGTGCCCATCACGCTAGGAAATCCCATAGGCGATATGTGGACTGCCGTTATGCGCGAGAACTTCGCCAAGTATGGTATCAAGTTCCTTGTGCGCGATCCCAATTTCAGCAGCAGTGCGCAACTGCAGGCGGTTACCAGCCTAATCAACCAGAAACCTGACGTACTTATTGTGCAGAATGCCAATGTATCCCTGCTGACCAAGGAGTTAAGGCGCGCCATGGATAACGGCATATACGTGATACAGGTCAATCTGCTGTCCAACCAGGCGTCTGATGCCTATGTCGGGGTGGATTATGTCGATGTAGGCAGGCAGATAGCTACCGATATCGTGGCAGAGTGCGGGGGTGGCAAGAGTTCAGGAAAAGTGGCGCTGGTGCAGGGTGAGGTAACCGCCACCGACAGCATAGACCAGATGAAAGGCGCCATGGAGGTATTCAACAAGGATAAATCTATCAAAGTAGTCTCCACACAGGCGGCCAAATGGGATAGCAGCAAGGCCAATGCATTGACTGCGACCACCCTGCAGCAGCATCCGGATCTGTGTGCTACTTATGGGTTCTGGGGCACCATGCAGCAGGGTGCGGCACAGGCAGTCAAGACGGCAGGGCTACAGGGCAAGGTCAAGGTATACGCTTCCAGCGACGGTCCGCGTGCGGATTGCGACCTTGTGGAACAGAAGCTGTTCCACAAGATATTATCGTTTCGTGCCGACGTGCAGGGGGAACAGATATCCAATGCCGTATTGAGCCTGCTGCAGAGCGGTAATAAACCGGGTAGCAAGCGCATTACGCTGCTGTCCAATAACTACTGGGTCAGCGGCAAGAACGAGCGCAACTATTGCTACGACCTCCCCAAGTGAGGCGGGCAGGATGACCGTAACCAGGCTGGGAGTGTTTTGTTAATGGCGGCTAGTGGCAATATGCATGGTATCTAGTACACGGCAACGCTTTCGACGTGTACTAGAAGCAGCCTTACTGCCGGTCGCGGTGGTATTGCTGTTCGCAGGCTTCGCCTATACCGTCCCCGACTATCTGAGCAGCGTGAATCTGCAGCAGCTCATGCGCGATTTCGCCGAGCCTGGCTTGATCGCTCTGGCTTTGACCATCGTGGTGCTCTCAGGAGGGATAGACCTCTCGATAGGCGCCACCTTCGCCATTGCCAATTTTGTTGCCTTATACCTGTTCAAGGTGCATGCCTGCCCACTGGCAGTGACGATCGTGCTCACCGCTCTAAGCGGCTTGCTGATTGGCATGTTCAATGGCGTGCTTGTCGGCTATATGCGCACCCGTCCTTTCCTGACTACGCTGTCGACGCTATTGATCTTGCGCGCCGGTTACGACCTGGCAGCAGATAGCCATGCCGTGCAGCTAGCAGAGGCAATGCATGACAGCGCGGGCTGGGAATTGCTGGGCAGCGGTAATTTTCTGGGTTTGCCCCTAAGCATGTGGGTTTTGATAGCGGTCGCAATACTTGCACATGTATTCATGACGCATACACGCAGCGGTAACCATATCCGTGCCGTTGGGGCCAGCCGCAAGGCAGCCCGTTATGCAGGTATCGCTATCAACCGCAGTCTATGCCTCGCTTATGTAGCGAGTGGCACCATCTCTGCGATAGCCGGATTGCTGTATGCCTCTCGTCAGAACAGTGCCGGATCAGACACAGGCAGCGGCATGGAGCTTGCCGCTATCGCTGCAGTGGTATTGGGCGGTATCAGCCTCAGCGGAGGGCGCGGCAGCGTCTTGCGAGCACTGCTGGGAGCGTTGCTGCTGTTCCTGGTGATGAATGGTTTGCTGCGTATGGATATGTCCGGCAGCATGTCCTCGGCAGTTACCGGGGCGATACTGCTGGGCGCAGTCGCCTTGTCTGGGCGGACGCTAAAGGCGCGGCATGGACAGTCGCATGAAGGGCACGCCTACGGAATTCCACCCGCAGTTCAGTCTGCAACAACAGCCGTGGCTCAAGCATCGACCTTGCTAAACGTGACGGGGTTAAGCAAGACCTACGGTGCCAGTTACGCATTGCGTGAGATAAGCCTGGCTATCAATAGCGCTGAGATCCATGCCCTGATTGGCGAAAACGGGGCTGGTAAGAGTACGCTGTGCAAGATCATCGCGGGGGCAATTTCTCCCACTGCAGGCCAGCTGGAACTGAACGGCCAGCCGCTGGTATTGCACTCCCCCGAAGACGGATTACGTGCAGGAATCGCCATGGTCTATCAGGAAAGCAGCCTGATTTCCAGCATGAGTGTGGCGCAGAACCTGCGTCTGGGTGACGAGCCCTGGTTCGATTGGGGCACGCACAGCCATTATGCTGCCAGGGAGTTGCTGCTCCAGGTGGGTCTGGATATTGATCCTGGCACTGAGGCCGGCGAACTGAGCCTTGCGCAATGCCAGCTTGTGGAGATTGCGCGTGCCATCAATCGAAAGGCCAAACTGCTTATTTTTGACGAACCTACCGCCAGTCTCACCCCGCCGGAGATTGAGCGATTCCTGGCATTGCTGCAAACACTCAAAGCACAGGGGGTGGCCATCATATTCATTACCCATGCGCTGGAAGAGGCGCTGGCATCTGCAGATCGCATCAGCGTTCTGCGCGACGGTGTTTGTGTCGCCGCAGGCCTTCTATCACATACGCTGGATCGCGAAAGCATGGTGCACTTGATGGTAGGGCGTGAACTGCCGACAGGGCCTCGTAGCGATCCGCATATTGCTGGCACTTCAGGCAGCAATCCGGTTGGGCTGCAATTGCGTGGGGTGACGCTGGAGCCTACGTTGAAAGATATCACTGTGACGTTCCTTCCCGGCAAGGTGACGGCATTGGCCGGATTGGTGGGTTCCGGTCGTACGCTACTGGCCAGGCTGGTGGCGGGCAGCTTGAAATCTAATAGCATTTATCGTGGCCAGATGCTGCGTGACGACAGGGAGGTGCGCTATCGCACGCCCAGGCAGGCCATCGCCGACGGTGTGGTCTATGTGACTGAAAATCGCAATATCGATGGTCTGTTCAACACAATGGATGTCGCTGCCAATTTATATCTGGCGCAACTGGCGACGCCGACCGGATGGCGCTTCTGGTATTCACGTACGCAAGCAGAGCAGTTGGCCCGTGAGTGGAGCGCCCGACTGGCGATTGCCGGTTTGCAGTCTGGCAAGCCTCTAAGCTTATATTCCGGGGGCAACCAGCAGAAGGTAACGGTGGCGCGAGCGATGTTGCAGCATCCTGAGGTCATCTTGTTGGATGAGCCCACTCATGGCGTGGATGTAGGCGCAATCGTATTGTTACATCAAGTTATCGATGAACTTGCCGAACAAGGAAGTACAGTGATTGTGGTGTCCTCCTACTTGCCTGAAGTCTTCAGGTTAGCCGATTGCATTGTGGTTATGCGGGAGGGACGGATAACGGCGATCATGGATATCGCAGACGCCACGGAGCAGAGAGTCATGAGCGCTGCAGCGCATTGAGACTATTTATCGCACGCAAAGGGATTAAACGGCAGGAAATTCGCTAGATAGTGGAATGGTTTGGCTACCTGTACCGGTGCTGGATATTGCCATCCAATAGATGGATAATCGCCGCATGTCTAATCCGTCTGCCAAGCCAGAGGTAGCGTTACCGCAAGACCTGCCACCTGGCAGTCTGAATCGTGCCGCGATTTTGCTTCGGGCAATTGCCCAAGGCTCTCGTCGCGGCAGCCTGCTCACCGACTTGGTAGCCAAGACCGCATTGCCTCGTCCAACTATCCACAGAGTTCTGGATATGCTAATAGAACTTGGTTGGGTGGTACGTGATCCCACCACGGCGCGCTTCAATATTGGCGTCAATCTTGCAGCGCTTGGTTATTGTGCCATTAGCCGAAACCCCATAGAGCGCATAGCAGCAAAGCACTTAAGTCAATTGGCAGAAGAGCTGAGTCAGGTAGTGTACCTGGGGGTTCGTTCGGGTATGGACATGGT
This genomic window contains:
- a CDS encoding NAD(P)-binding domain-containing protein — encoded protein: MNTTTEVTIVGAGPYGLSIAAHLRHMNVNFRIIGSPMHTWRTHMPKGMHLKSAGLSATLFDPEHSFTLKQYCRQNNIPYEDEGLPISLELFTQYGMAFQRRFAPNLEETKLQCLRKQGDMFELVLENGSTFLSRKVILAVGIDYFRYLPQPLDGLDKSHYSHSAEHHDLEKFRGKEVVVIGSGSSAIDMAVLLHEIEAKPILVARRQALNFGQKEGRVRTRLSRLVAPMSGLGPGWKNLFCAAMPGLFRYLPANFRVRVVKEFLGPSGGWFIKPRMKDIPILLGYKLLSAKSVQGKAELQFIDVKGEQHSIQVEHVIAATGYKAQVNTIRFLAPEIELAIQLIDKTPRLSANFESSVPGLYFAGPSTANTFGPVMRFALGAGFASRTISRHLHRVLRQHPTGGQDTPVRQSIATSQYQR
- a CDS encoding isopenicillin N synthase family dioxygenase, which codes for MMDDELFAQLQIPIIDIEGLRNGDSQAVQAVATQLGEACREVGFFYIKNHGITDDLIQQTFDFSSQFFNLPLQEKLRYSMERHSQCFRGYSPVLSELADGKRNSYELMEFSVDFAPDSMEVAQKKPMHGPNIWPQIAGYREAINAYIDEMNKLGFDLMRGIAISLDLDPDYFRNAFDDRSFWQFRTVNYPVSRDVDRMSGQMPELEQRMQGIQVGDHNCGAHTDYGCLTILLANSPGLQVLGKNDTWFDTPVIPGAYICNIGDMLQYWSRDTYIATKHRVLTGKPRISLPFFFQPNYHTLIKPVNTVKGLAGKEYPAIEYGPYAYRNYQGIYPACATYESS
- a CDS encoding sterol desaturase family protein, encoding MTEIQESLRTLAHISVYVTWIIFSLAVVEAVVLKYVLKQEYDLAGAACSFSLKIVRVFSQSIPLLVTVPVGYWLSRHPVVDLSNYGAISYLLLFIGYEFGFYFRHRFAHQTRWFWISHQVHHSANHLNLSVAFRVSVGEILMGAMLFHVIPLSLLGFDPITILGAAAIGGAIALWNHSTWIGKLGPLEGILSTPSAHRVHHARNPEYIGEKEGANFGALTVIFDRIFGTYMPERDDIKIEYGLVEPIRSNNPVTISFHLFKKAWVDLRQARSIAEVVSYLTSKPSDPWPPVRTDGVRYNKTTFIEDNQLGR
- a CDS encoding ABC transporter permease produces the protein MLIAVILALSFSLSLDGYASWGNAIALMRSMAILGVFALGMIIVIIGRGIDLSQIAIGMVSAAISVKLLVAGMTLPLALLAGLVAAMAMGSINAALIHALAIPPLFTTLTSVFVFVGLARVSILPSMIINLPSQQTGLVAVGQNWHGVPIPVMVFGACALLTHLFLHATTMGRFIYAYGDNAETARLSGMPVTAIVITQYVLCALLGFVAGLLMVSTTAMVDLKTVNSTMIFDVILVVVIGGGSLAGARGGVASVLAGLLLIGVLLNGMTLMDVNAQLQNIIKGGVLLTVIMVDHWLHPYDEEDARQSV
- a CDS encoding DMT family transporter, which encodes MIRIASNFAKWLWHSPIVLLMYTASIWGCNAVAARLAAGNISPMCLVLLRWLIVCSILFACMHGTLGKILPMMRMSWRRFIWMGFAGFTGFSALFYLAAYKTTAVNITLLQTSMPPMVMLGALLFYKEEVTGWRLAGMLLALAGMVLIATRGDMQTLATMNFNIGDIAIIAACILYAGYTLSLRSRPSIPALQFFFGLSLSALASALPLAIGEIAAGYAYWPSVTGWWVLLFVAFGPTLTAQLAYMRGVDLIGPSRASLFPCLVPALGALCAVLTLGESFHLYHGIALGMGLTGVYLGQAGPGFFRPMRWPFNMTRLEKGNHRG
- a CDS encoding pyridoxamine 5'-phosphate oxidase family protein; protein product: MDEFYGKQHRAFQQQFETVKLANAVHNNIVSHEIDARHKDFIESRDMFFLSTIDHRGYPTCSYKGGHAGFIKALDQNTLAFPSYDGNGMFLSMGNISLNSKVGMLLVDIETPHRIRIHGNASVSRDDPLLAQFAGAELVVRVKVLEIFVNCSRYIHQYQKLADSRYVPVQGKSTPLPQWKRIDGLQEALPSRDQHIAQSLGGTITPEEYEYMVSQGQA
- a CDS encoding HalD/BesD family halogenase — encoded protein: MQNTSAILSQTNPLVSPSRWTDIHDLITFKIFDHDALLDVREQFASSGYVKLPTFLDQQALTVFREEMEQVEEVAIRKKFEMPGYLSPRRLSVAGGSLIRHHSPLLYSLYHHSALRKCIETIVGRPIYTCTHPEEYMVANFLHNSGDTHGWHLDDPAYALIIFAETPQEGGGGEVEFIANWTDLCRRKQRSPDKDILDLVEWADANGLVDRHNHQSGDAYLLRADKNLHRVSPLKNIGDRRSVVNLAFQSMACVDYGNTADLLYGMPVTAAPIVTD
- a CDS encoding GNAT family N-acetyltransferase; translated protein: MNPISESHMAASSKHEANPQTLAGDEQTDAQAIQWRLLAFNELSNHDLYALLALRESIFIVEQDVPYTDIDGKDLHCTHLLGCLDGELVAYMRILPVGLFEAGFFSMGRVVLRQDLRSTGIGHELVRRGMEHLDSIRSNVPVKISSQLYLKNFYSRFGFVAVGEMYIEDRIPHIAMVRR